The Zingiber officinale cultivar Zhangliang chromosome 2A, Zo_v1.1, whole genome shotgun sequence genomic sequence CCCGAGGGATGGTGTAAGGCTTGTCTTACAGAATGAGTTTGCTTGTTAGTATATTTGTCTAGAGCACATTGTTATCATCTACATGATTTCACTCCTTTGATAACTTCGACTATTTCTGGAGCTTTCTCTTGATACTTTGTCACAAATTGCATCATGAACTTCTCGTtcgaaatcagaaaatgatcccCTATGAAGCCAGTCTTGATTAATCCTTTGTGCATGAGAATGCTCAGGACAGCATGCCTGGGCATCAACCTCTTCTCCAGGCTCATCAAGAGAACAACTGGATTCTTCACTGTGCGCTCCGGCGTCCATCCCAGCTTCTCTTCCAGAAACTTCACAGTATTCCTTGTCTTCTCAGTCGATATCCACACAATATGAGGCTGTTTTGAGAAGGCCACCAAGACATTATCCTGTGACCATCCCAATCCCATCAAGGTCTCCAGTCTCTCCTCCCACTTCTTCTGGGGCAAGATAGCAAGCATCCCGAATGCACGGGCGAAAGTAGTTTTCTTCGGACAGATTCCCATCTTCTTGATCTTGTCAAAGGCCTCATTGAATCGATTTGTATCTGTCACCAAAGCGTCACCGTAACGGGTCAAAAGCACACAGATTACATCATCGGGCACGCCGTGTGCGCGCAGAGCATCGACCTTGGGAAGCACTTTGGTTCTGATGTCTAAGGCCATCAACCAAAGTGAGTTCTTTATGGCACTCACAAGGTTCGCATTCGTTATCAAAATTGATTTGAGGAGCTCAGCGTTGGGGAGCAATCGCTTCTCTAAGCTGCGTCTGAGCAGATCGGGACTAGCTGACAGGATCTCTGAGAGGGCGGTTCCGACGAGGCCGATCCTGCGGAAGTGCTCCAACTTTGGCTTCAAGGTCTTCTCGGCGTCCATCACGAGGACACGAGGAAGGCGGTCGACGAGGCGGACGAGATGCGCTTCGTCGAAGCCGTAGTCCTTGAGGAGGGTGAGAACCGAGAGCGCTCTGTCGAGGGTGTCGAGCTGGACTTTCTTGGAGATGGAGAGGGCGGCACGGTCGGAGATCCCGCACGATCTGATGAGGGAGGAAGCGGTCAGGGATGAGGGATCGTCGGCGCCGACGGAGGAAGCAGAATAGGGTTTGACGAATCCCAGAGAGTGTGGGCAGGAGGGGGCGGCTGTCCGACGATGGCCGAGAGTGGCAGTCACTTGAAGTCGATTGTGGACGGCGGCGCAGAGACGTCGAAACATTGTTATTTTCGCTCTGTAAACCAAACCGTGTCGTTTGATGTTAACGACGGCCGTAGATCTTTCGACCTAACGTTGGTGCTCAAAAAGTTGCCCCTCCTGGCTCCGTCCCTTATTTATACGAAATTTTATACAGCAAGTCACTAgaaccgtcaatttgggttgggcctgTCAGATTAATCCACCCCACCAAACAATTTAAACAGTTTGGATTGAAATTTTATCAATCCAAGTCCatcgtgggccgacccgcctaggcccgcgacccgcgcgagtcggcccgctcgggcttgggttggcccgcgggtggA encodes the following:
- the LOC122040406 gene encoding uncharacterized protein LOC122040406, translating into MFRRLCAAVHNRLQVTATLGHRRTAAPSCPHSLGFVKPYSASSVGADDPSSLTASSLIRSCGISDRAALSISKKVQLDTLDRALSVLTLLKDYGFDEAHLVRLVDRLPRVLVMDAEKTLKPKLEHFRRIGLVGTALSEILSASPDLLRRSLEKRLLPNAELLKSILITNANLVSAIKNSLWLMALDIRTKVLPKVDALRAHGVPDDVICVLLTRYGDALVTDTNRFNEAFDKIKKMGICPKKTTFARAFGMLAILPQKKWEERLETLMGLGWSQDNVLVAFSKQPHIVWISTEKTRNTVKFLEEKLGWTPERTVKNPVVLLMSLEKRLMPRHAVLSILMHKGLIKTGFIGDHFLISNEKFMMQFVTKYQEKAPEIVEVIKGVKSCR